Within the Methanobacterium sp. BRmetb2 genome, the region ATCTACCCCGAAAAACACTTAAAACTGCACTGATTCTTTTAAAAGCACTAACATAAGCCACCAAGGTCAAACTAATTGCGTAAATCTGGAATATTGAGGTTAGAGTACTTAACAATCCCATAAGAAGTAAATTTTTCTTTTCTAAATTTAATTTTCCCTCTTTATTTTTTGAAGATCTAATTATCGAAGGGAATGTAAAGACTACAATAAAGTTTCTTATTTTTATTATCTGATCTTCTAGGAAAATCTACAACAATAAATATAAATCTTTAGAGAGCCTCATAAACATTATATAATATGAATCTAATTCTTAAAAAATTGGGAAAATACAAAAAGTTATGGAAAAGCTGGATAAATTTTAAAAACCTTCAGTTTCGTTATACACAAATAATTTAGAATAAAAGATGAGAGTCTAGCCATAAATAATAAAATATAATACCAATCAACAGTTAAAACATGGATATGAGTCTTTTCTTAATAAAAATAAATTATCAATATCATGAGGATGTTAAATGTTCCCTTTCAATTTAATTTCAATCATAACTTCAGTTAGCTGTATATTCATGGGAAACTTCATTTACTATAAAAACCCTAATAATCGGCTGAATCAAGTATTAGCTATTTTCAGCTTCCTTGTAGCTTATATGACATTTACAGACTTTCAAATCAGCAGTTCAACTACTCCAGAACAGACCTATTGGTGGATGAAGGCTGCTTTTCCATGGGTGCTCATGGGTTCATTCTATGTTCACCTGGCCCTATTATCCACTGAAAAGTTCCATATATTGAAAAAGAAGATAACTTACGTACTCATATATCTTCCTACTATACTATTGGCCATAATAAATCTTACCACCAACTTAATTAGCCATGGTGCACAAAAAGGATACTGGGGATGGACTTACATGCCCAATACTTCAATACTCACTTTTTTGGCCATAATATGGACAATTTTATTGTGGTTAATAAGTGCCATATTGGTCCTGCATTATTATTTTAATTCTGCAGGTACCAAGCGTAGACAGGCAAAATACATATTGATTGGTATTTATTCACCATTATTCCTTGCAATATTACTTGAATTTGTTATGCCTATATTTTTCTCTATCCCTGCACTGGTTATGTTTAATCTGTATATAGCTCTAGGGTTAGGATTCATTGTTTATGGTATCTGGAAATTCCGGCTGCCCCAGTTGACTTCATCCATTGTTTCTGATAAAATTCTCTCCAAAATGTCTAATTTTCTCTTTTTATTGGATGAAGATGGGAAAATAATCCACGTCAACCCTAAAGCCATAGAAATATCTGGTTACACTGAAAAAGAGTTAATGGGTAAGCCAGTAGACTTTGTTTTCAATGAAATAGATTACCCTGATTCTCATTTATCAAACAAAAATAATATGAAAACTACTCTTAAACGAAAAGATGATAACTGTCTACCAGTATTAGTTTCCACCTCCCCCATAAAGACAGCTAAACAAGATGTTTTAGGATTAATAATTGTAGGTAATGATATAAGTCCTCTTATAAAGGCAGAGAAAGAAAGAGATCACTACAAAGAACATTTAGATGAGTTGGTTGAAGAACGGACAAAAGAATTGGAAAATATGAATATACAACTTAAAAAAGAAATAATTGCCCATGAAGAGGCTGAAAATAAACTTAAAAACTCATTGGACGAGAAAGAAATTCTGGTAAAAGAGATTCACCACCGGGTAAAAAACAATCTCATGATTATATCCAGCCTCCTTAACCTTCAAGCACAAAAGATAAAGGACGAAAAAGTTCAAAATGTTTTTAAAGAAAGTCAAAATCGAGCTAAATCCATGGCAATAATTCATGAAAGATTATATCAAACAAAAAGTATGCGGAAAATTGAATTTGATGATTATATACGGCAACTGTCCACTGAACTTTTCCACACTTACCGACTAGGGTCGGGAATCCATCTTAACATGGATCTGGACCCTGTTGAAATAGATGTAGACCATGCCATCCCTCTAGGCCTTATAATCAATGAACTTATTACTAACAGTCTTAAATATGCTTTTCCAGATGGTAAAGGTGAGCTATGTATTGAATTTCATTGTTTACCTGGTGAAGATGAATTTGAACTGGTGGTAAGCGATGATGGTGTGGGATTCCCTGCAGATCTGGACTTCCGGAAGGTCGATTCTTTGGGCTTGCAGTTGGTGAATAATCTGACAAAACAGTTAGATGGAACCATTGAATTGGATAGGAGTCGTGGAACCAAATTTACCATTAAGTTTAAAACACCAAAGTATTCTAAATGATTTGGGGATTGTATTTTTTCTTATTTTTAATTATTATCATCAAAAAAGGGATTAATACATTTTCAGTAGATGTTCCATAACTTCCATCAATATTTGTTTATTTTTTATATTTATACATATCAAATTATCCAAAAAATATCATTATGTGGACAAAATGAAAAACAAATAACTTTTGTAGTTAAATATTAAAAATAGTATAATAATTAAAAAATAAGTTAAATCTAACTACGATATTTATAAGGTTAAGTTCATTGACTATCACAAATTATAATTTTTCTAAGATATAATTTAACTTAATCAACTTCGTAATAGACTGATATAACGAAGATAAGATTATTGGTTTGACTAGTTCAGTGCCACCCACTCTTTTCTATACTTCGAAAATCTCCAAAATATTACTATTTAAACCAATTGGGCTATATGTGCTGATGATTTTCTGTTGATTTAAGAATTTTTAATGGTTTGAATTATGAACAAAGTTGAATATAGAAAAAAATTAAGTCATACATTAATATTTTAAATTCATTAAAAATTATCTTGATTTTTTCAAGGAATAATTTTAGAAACTATAAAAAGTTAATATTATCTAAAATTTAAAAATACTAGACTCAAATAGTCCTAAAAGTATGTATACAATTAATTGAAAAATTATTCTACAATGACCAGTACTCTTTTAATTTCAATACCCTGATCCTCTTTTAAAACCCTTTCTATTTCTTTTAAATATTTCTGGACTTCTTTATTTTTAATATCTATTATATTTCCACTGGGATCTGCCAGATTTATATGGGGCTCAGGATTCATTTCATAGCGGGTTTCCCCATTGTAATGGAAGCTTTGTATGAAACCTATTTTTTCGAGTAGTTTCAGATTTTTATGGACTGTAGAGCGACTTATATTAGGTTGTGTATTTTTCATGGCTTTATATATATTATTAAATGAGGGATGAGTATTTTCCAATTCTTTAAGTTTTTTAATCAGTTCCTGCCTTTGAGGAGTGATCTTAATGCTCTTTTCTCTGAATTTTTCTTCCATAAATAGATTTCTGTTGTAACATGGATAAAAATTTATCCTAAATTTTAAATAGAACTAAGTTCTATATAGAATTACATATTATGTAGAGGTTGTTCATTATGAAAAAAGAAAAAATGACCAGCAATAAGGGACACCCAACAGTTAATGATCAAGCATCACTGACCACCGGTCAGGGATCAAGTTATACCCTGCTGCAAGATGTCCATTTAATTGAAAAATTAGCCCATTTTGATCGTGAAAGAATACCTGAACGTGTAGTACATGCCAAAGGGGGAGGTGCTTATGGTTTTTTTGAAGTAACCAATGATCTTTCCAAATACACCCGCGCCAAGTTCTTAAGTGAAGTTGGTAAAAAAACCGAGGTTTTTGCAAGATTTTCAACTGTAGGTGGAGAAAGAGGATCTGCAGATACAGCAAGAGATCCTAGAGGATTTGCAGTTAAATTTTATACAGAAGAAGGTAACTATGACCTAGTTGGGAATAACACGCCAATATTCTTTATCAGAGATGCTATTAAATTCCCTGATTTCATCCACACTCAAAAAAAGAATCCCAAAACAAACCTTCCAGATGCAAACATGTTCTGGGATTTCCTGTCACTAACTCCAGAATCTGTCCATCAAGTTACCATACTCTTCTCAGATAGGGGAACCCCCTATTCGTTCCGTCACATGGACGGCTTCTCCAGCCATACATTTATGTGGTATAACAAGGAAGGCGAGTATGTCTGGATTAAAGTACACTTTAAAAGCGTGTTAGGTAATAAAACTTTCACCAATGATGAAGCAGTTAAAATGGCTGGTGAAAATCCTAATCATGCAATTGAAGACCTTTATAATGCTATAGAATCTGGAGATTATCCTGAATGGAAGGTTTACGTTCAAATAATGACCCCTGAAGAAGCTAA harbors:
- a CDS encoding ferric uptake regulation protein, whose amino-acid sequence is MEEKFREKSIKITPQRQELIKKLKELENTHPSFNNIYKAMKNTQPNISRSTVHKNLKLLEKIGFIQSFHYNGETRYEMNPEPHINLADPSGNIIDIKNKEVQKYLKEIERVLKEDQGIEIKRVLVIVE
- a CDS encoding catalase; the encoded protein is MKKEKMTSNKGHPTVNDQASLTTGQGSSYTLLQDVHLIEKLAHFDRERIPERVVHAKGGGAYGFFEVTNDLSKYTRAKFLSEVGKKTEVFARFSTVGGERGSADTARDPRGFAVKFYTEEGNYDLVGNNTPIFFIRDAIKFPDFIHTQKKNPKTNLPDANMFWDFLSLTPESVHQVTILFSDRGTPYSFRHMDGFSSHTFMWYNKEGEYVWIKVHFKSVLGNKTFTNDEAVKMAGENPNHAIEDLYNAIESGDYPEWKVYVQIMTPEEAKEYQFDPFDITKVWYHGDYPLIPLGRMVLNRAPENFFAEVEQAAFAPSNFVPGIGPSPDRLLQGRMFTYEDTQRHRLGANHHQIPVNRAKNAKIANYQRDGPMNVDENGGSGPNYYPNTMNGLEPDITFSPPAIEIQAIIDRHTRPVEDVDFVQTGELYRRVLDDEAKSSLISNIAGHLCNAKENIQYRQTALFYKCDPEYGTRVADSLGLDITKVKELAAMSQEERVKSTS